Proteins encoded in a region of the Streptomyces sp. NBC_00513 genome:
- a CDS encoding FKBP-type peptidyl-prolyl cis-trans isomerase encodes MRRRLAAALIVPALMLTAACGGGDDKDKKDSASPSADASQPSVPKAVASADPMPTVAGEAGKKAEITVPKGDPSGKFVVSTVKEGSGAEIKKGDLVVTKYTGKVWKGGKDLNGSYDEGGASIVVTAGSPEILPLFSESVVGKKVGSRVLVVAPPAAAFGDKGQPQLGVGPADNLVFVMDIDSTLPKKAEGTQAPIPSDLPQVKADKDEAATITIPKNDPPKELVDKVLIEGKGPEVKNGQTVYMQYSGAAWAPNQGKDAAKLFDTSWKTGSPFSTAIGKGQVIEGWDKGLVGKKVGSRVLLVIPPEMAYKDQAKGEDLPANSTLAFVVDIVGAV; translated from the coding sequence GTGCGACGCCGACTTGCTGCCGCGCTCATCGTGCCGGCTCTGATGCTCACCGCGGCCTGTGGAGGGGGCGACGACAAGGACAAGAAGGATTCCGCGTCTCCGTCGGCCGATGCCTCGCAGCCCTCGGTACCGAAGGCGGTCGCTTCCGCGGACCCGATGCCCACCGTGGCGGGTGAGGCGGGGAAGAAGGCGGAGATCACCGTCCCCAAGGGCGACCCGAGCGGCAAGTTCGTGGTGAGCACGGTCAAGGAGGGGTCGGGCGCGGAGATCAAGAAGGGCGATCTCGTCGTCACGAAGTACACGGGCAAGGTCTGGAAGGGCGGCAAGGACCTGAACGGGTCCTACGACGAGGGTGGTGCGTCGATCGTCGTCACCGCCGGTTCTCCGGAGATCCTGCCGTTGTTCAGCGAGTCCGTGGTGGGCAAGAAGGTCGGCAGCCGTGTGCTGGTCGTGGCGCCTCCGGCGGCCGCGTTCGGTGACAAGGGTCAGCCGCAGCTGGGGGTCGGTCCGGCCGACAACCTGGTCTTCGTGATGGACATCGACTCGACCCTGCCGAAGAAGGCCGAGGGCACGCAGGCGCCGATCCCCTCGGACCTGCCCCAGGTCAAGGCGGACAAGGACGAGGCCGCCACGATCACGATCCCGAAGAACGACCCTCCGAAGGAGCTGGTCGACAAGGTCCTGATCGAGGGCAAGGGTCCCGAGGTCAAGAACGGCCAGACCGTCTACATGCAGTACAGCGGTGCCGCGTGGGCGCCGAACCAGGGCAAGGATGCCGCGAAGCTGTTCGACACGTCGTGGAAGACCGGCTCGCCGTTCTCGACGGCGATCGGCAAGGGGCAGGTCATCGAGGGCTGGGACAAGGGTCTGGTCGGCAAGAAGGTCGGCAGCCGCGTCCTGCTGGTGATTCCGCCGGAGATGGCCTACAAGGACCAGGCCAAGGGCGAGGACCTGCCGGCCAACTCCACGCTGGCCTTCGTCGTGGACATCGTCGGAGCAGTGTAA
- the pafA gene encoding Pup--protein ligase, whose protein sequence is MDRRIFGLENEYGVTCTFRGQRRLSPDEVARYLFRRVVSWGRSSNVFLRNGARLYLDVGSHPEYATPECDNLIELVTHDKAGERILEGLLVDAERRLHEEGIAGDVYLFKNNTDSAGNSYGCHENYLVARHGEFSRLADILIPFLVTRQLICGAGKVLQTPRGAVYCVSQRAEHIWEGVSSATTRSRPIINTRDEPHADAERYRRLHVIVGDSNMSETTMLLKVGATDLVLRMIEAGTVMRDLTLENPIRAIREVSHDITGQRKVRLASGREASALEIQREYYDKAVDFAERRGIRTGVVDQVLELWGRTLDAIDAEDLDRIGTEIDWVMKYQLIERYRAKHNMTMSNPRVAQIDLAYHDIHRRRGLYYLLERKGQAARICNDLKIFEGKSVPPQTTRARLRGDFIRRAQEQRRDFTVDWVHLKLNDQAQRTVLCKDPFRSVDDRVEKLIAGM, encoded by the coding sequence ATGGACCGCCGCATTTTCGGGCTGGAGAACGAGTACGGCGTCACGTGCACGTTCAGGGGACAGCGCCGACTGTCTCCTGACGAAGTGGCGCGCTACCTCTTCCGCCGTGTTGTGTCATGGGGCCGCAGCAGCAATGTCTTCCTGCGGAACGGCGCCCGCCTCTACCTCGACGTGGGTTCGCATCCGGAATATGCAACTCCCGAATGCGACAACCTGATCGAACTGGTCACCCACGACAAGGCCGGCGAGCGCATTCTCGAAGGCCTGCTCGTCGACGCCGAACGCCGCCTGCACGAGGAGGGAATCGCGGGCGACGTCTACCTGTTCAAGAACAACACCGACTCGGCGGGCAATTCTTACGGCTGCCACGAGAACTATCTCGTGGCGCGGCACGGAGAATTCTCCCGTCTGGCGGACATCCTCATTCCCTTCCTCGTCACGCGCCAGCTGATCTGTGGCGCGGGCAAGGTGCTCCAGACCCCTCGGGGCGCGGTCTACTGCGTCAGCCAGCGGGCCGAGCACATCTGGGAGGGCGTCAGTTCCGCCACGACGCGTTCCCGGCCGATCATCAACACCAGGGACGAGCCGCACGCGGATGCCGAGCGGTACCGGCGACTGCACGTGATCGTCGGTGACTCGAACATGTCCGAGACGACCATGCTGCTCAAGGTCGGGGCCACCGATCTGGTGCTGCGCATGATCGAGGCGGGCACCGTGATGCGGGACCTGACCCTGGAGAACCCGATCCGGGCCATCCGCGAGGTCAGCCACGACATCACGGGGCAGCGCAAGGTGCGCCTGGCGAGCGGTCGTGAGGCCTCGGCCCTGGAGATCCAGCGCGAGTACTACGACAAGGCCGTGGACTTCGCCGAGCGGCGGGGTATCCGCACCGGTGTCGTCGATCAGGTCCTGGAGCTGTGGGGTCGCACGCTGGACGCGATCGACGCGGAGGACCTGGACCGGATCGGGACCGAGATCGACTGGGTCATGAAGTACCAGTTGATCGAGCGGTACCGGGCCAAGCACAACATGACCATGTCGAACCCGCGGGTCGCCCAGATAGACCTCGCGTACCACGACATCCACCGTCGGCGCGGTCTGTACTACCTGCTGGAGCGCAAGGGGCAGGCGGCGCGGATCTGCAACGACCTGAAGATCTTCGAGGGCAAGTCGGTGCCCCCGCAGACGACCCGGGCCCGGCTGCGCGGCGACTTCATCCGCCGGGCGCAGGAGCAGAGGCGGGACTTCACGGTCGACTGGGTGCACCTGAAGCTGAACGACCAGGCGCAGCGGACGGTGCTGTGCAAGGACCCGTTCCGGTCGGTGGACGATCGGGTGGAGAAGTTGATCGCCGGGATGTGA
- a CDS encoding MFS transporter, with protein MAAGYAELLKTRHAARLLVGTLVGRLPNGTAAIAIVLFTRAEGGSYSLAGALAAAYGVANAVGQPLLGRAVDLYGQPRVQLPAAVVSALGMVWLALAGTGSVAVAYAAVVVAGLFTPPLEGGLRALWPGVLGGKEERVHVAYAMDAVAQEVMFTVGPLLVTLFVALWDPAVALLVINGIGVLGALSVVVSEPSRTWRSAPREAHWLGALRSRGLLALLGAFFFVGTALGSITVAGVAYADDHGGQAVYGWLMAALGLGALVGGVVYGARQWAGAAERRLRMLVALLAVCYLPLMLTPGPVGMTALSALAGVFLAPAIACAFIVVDRHAPRGTVTEAFSWLVTFFGVGAAIGTAVAGPAVELGDTRAGFAVASVAGAAALVVLMATQRVLAAPVRGGVVAGAGGAVVEGSEEGSSDPLIRN; from the coding sequence ATGGCCGCGGGTTACGCGGAGCTGCTCAAGACCAGGCACGCCGCGAGGCTGTTGGTGGGCACGCTCGTGGGGCGGTTGCCCAATGGCACCGCAGCCATCGCGATCGTGCTGTTCACCCGGGCCGAGGGGGGCAGCTACAGCCTGGCGGGCGCGCTGGCGGCGGCGTACGGGGTGGCGAACGCGGTGGGGCAGCCGTTGCTGGGTCGGGCCGTGGACCTGTACGGGCAGCCGCGCGTGCAGTTGCCGGCCGCGGTGGTGTCCGCGCTGGGCATGGTGTGGCTGGCGCTCGCGGGGACGGGGTCGGTGGCGGTGGCCTACGCGGCCGTGGTCGTGGCGGGGTTGTTCACGCCTCCGTTGGAGGGCGGGCTGCGCGCGCTGTGGCCGGGGGTGCTCGGCGGCAAGGAGGAGCGGGTCCACGTGGCGTACGCCATGGACGCGGTGGCGCAGGAGGTCATGTTCACGGTCGGTCCGCTGCTGGTGACGCTCTTCGTCGCGCTGTGGGACCCGGCGGTCGCGCTGCTGGTGATCAATGGCATCGGTGTGTTGGGCGCGCTGTCCGTGGTGGTCTCCGAGCCCTCTCGTACGTGGCGTTCCGCGCCGCGGGAGGCCCATTGGCTGGGTGCGCTGCGCTCTCGGGGGTTGCTGGCGCTGTTGGGCGCGTTCTTCTTCGTCGGTACGGCGCTGGGTTCGATCACGGTGGCCGGTGTGGCGTACGCGGACGATCACGGCGGTCAGGCGGTGTACGGCTGGTTGATGGCGGCCCTGGGCCTGGGCGCGCTGGTGGGCGGTGTGGTCTACGGGGCCCGGCAGTGGGCGGGGGCTGCGGAGCGGCGGCTGCGGATGCTGGTGGCGCTGCTCGCGGTCTGTTATCTGCCGTTGATGCTGACGCCGGGGCCGGTGGGCATGACGGCGTTGTCGGCGCTGGCGGGGGTGTTCCTGGCGCCCGCCATCGCGTGCGCGTTCATCGTCGTGGACCGGCACGCTCCGCGGGGCACGGTGACGGAGGCGTTCTCCTGGCTGGTGACCTTCTTCGGGGTGGGTGCGGCGATCGGTACGGCGGTGGCCGGGCCGGCGGTGGAACTGGGTGACACGAGGGCCGGTTTCGCGGTGGCGAGTGTGGCCGGCGCGGCGGCGTTGGTGGTGCTGATGGCCACTCAGCGGGTGCTCGCCGCCCCGGTGCGCGGCGGGGTCGTGGCGGGCGCCGGCGGGGCTGTCGTGGAGGGCTCGGAGGAGGGCTCCTCGGACCCTCTGATCAGAAACTGA
- a CDS encoding LacI family DNA-binding transcriptional regulator: MTRPTSRDVAAAAGVSQATVSLVLGDKWRGRVSERTADLVRESAATLGYRPNLAARNLRLGSTRTALLVVPALTNEFFARVYTGAARVAAEHGFGVVLYPSPDGTGPARDPFASARAALDGVIASSMAADALDALGREGLPLVMLDSDPASDTAAAHVNLAMADGMRQAATHLLDHGHRRFLHLASAVDSWTFDIRAKALPALLGPSTELRTIRAPLTVHGARTAMEALLKAPGPRPTAVICDDDILAAGACKAARRLGLRVPDDLSVTGFDDLALATAVEPELTTVRLPAERVGEQGMSALLAVLDGTPWSAPDIPVELVVRDSTGPAPA, translated from the coding sequence GTGACGAGACCCACCAGCCGGGACGTCGCCGCCGCCGCCGGGGTCTCCCAGGCCACCGTCTCCCTCGTCCTCGGCGACAAATGGCGCGGCCGCGTCTCCGAACGCACCGCCGACCTCGTCCGCGAGAGCGCCGCCACCCTCGGCTACCGCCCCAACCTCGCCGCCCGCAACCTGCGCCTCGGCTCCACCCGCACCGCCCTCCTCGTCGTCCCCGCCCTCACCAACGAGTTCTTCGCCCGCGTCTACACCGGCGCCGCCCGCGTCGCCGCCGAACACGGCTTCGGCGTCGTCCTCTACCCCTCCCCCGACGGCACCGGACCCGCCCGCGACCCCTTCGCCTCCGCCCGCGCCGCCCTCGACGGAGTCATCGCCTCCTCCATGGCCGCCGACGCCCTCGACGCCCTCGGCCGCGAAGGCCTCCCCCTCGTCATGCTCGACAGCGACCCCGCCTCCGACACCGCCGCCGCCCACGTCAACCTCGCCATGGCCGACGGCATGCGCCAAGCCGCCACCCACCTCCTCGACCACGGCCACCGCCGCTTCCTCCACCTCGCCTCCGCCGTCGACTCCTGGACCTTCGACATCCGCGCCAAGGCCCTGCCGGCCCTCCTGGGCCCCTCCACCGAACTGCGCACCATCAGGGCCCCCCTCACCGTCCACGGCGCCCGCACCGCCATGGAAGCCCTCCTGAAGGCACCCGGGCCCCGACCCACCGCCGTCATCTGCGACGACGACATCCTCGCCGCCGGTGCCTGCAAGGCCGCCCGCCGCCTCGGCCTGCGCGTCCCCGACGACCTCTCCGTCACCGGCTTCGACGACCTCGCCCTCGCCACCGCCGTCGAACCCGAACTCACCACCGTCCGCCTGCCCGCCGAACGCGTCGGCGAGCAGGGCATGAGCGCCCTCCTCGCCGTCCTCGACGGCACCCCCTGGTCCGCCCCCGACATCCCCGTCGAACTCGTCGTCCGCGACTCCACCGGCCCCGCCCCCGCCTGA
- the prcA gene encoding proteasome subunit alpha, which translates to MSTPFYVSPQQAMADRAEYARKGIARGRSLVVLQYADGIVFVGENPSRALHKFSEIYDRIGFAAAGKYNEYENLRIGGVRYADLRGYTYDRDDVTARGLANVYAQTLGTIFSSAGEKPYEVELVVAEVGPTAAGDQIYRLPHDGSIVDEHGSVAVGGNAEQISTFLDQRHRDGMTLSEALKLAVQALSSQANGADKAIPAERLEVAVLDRTRAQQRKFKRIRGRQLARLLEADVPAAAQADAVSNDEVPEDDAE; encoded by the coding sequence GTGTCGACTCCGTTCTATGTTTCACCTCAGCAGGCCATGGCCGACCGGGCGGAATACGCCCGGAAGGGCATCGCCCGCGGTCGCAGCCTGGTCGTGCTGCAATACGCCGACGGCATCGTGTTCGTGGGGGAGAACCCGTCCCGCGCGCTGCACAAGTTCAGTGAGATCTACGACCGGATCGGCTTCGCGGCCGCCGGCAAGTACAACGAGTACGAGAACCTGCGGATCGGTGGTGTGCGCTACGCGGATCTGCGCGGGTACACCTACGACCGCGACGACGTGACGGCCCGTGGGCTCGCCAACGTCTACGCGCAGACGCTGGGCACCATCTTCTCCAGCGCGGGCGAGAAGCCGTACGAAGTGGAGCTGGTCGTGGCCGAGGTCGGTCCGACGGCCGCGGGTGACCAGATCTATCGGCTGCCGCACGACGGTTCGATCGTGGACGAGCACGGCTCGGTCGCGGTCGGCGGCAACGCGGAGCAGATCAGCACGTTCCTGGATCAGCGCCACCGGGACGGGATGACGCTGTCCGAGGCGTTGAAGCTGGCGGTGCAGGCGCTGTCGAGCCAGGCGAACGGCGCCGACAAGGCGATTCCGGCCGAGCGGCTGGAGGTCGCGGTGCTGGACCGTACGCGGGCGCAGCAGCGGAAGTTCAAGCGGATCCGCGGTCGGCAGTTGGCGCGGTTGCTGGAGGCTGACGTGCCGGCGGCGGCGCAGGCCGATGCCGTGTCGAATGACGAGGTGCCGGAGGACGACGCCGAGTAG
- the prcB gene encoding proteasome subunit beta, which translates to MEPNTRSTGRLPAAFLTPGSSSFMDFLGAHQPEMLPGNRKLPDGVVEAPHGTTIVATTFPGGVVLAGDRRATMGNMIAQRDIEKVFPADEYSAVGIAGTAGLAVEMVKLFQLELEHFEKVEGTTLSLEGKANRLSTMIRSNLGMAMQGLAVVPLFAGYDEAKEKGRIFSYDVTGGRSEEHGFAATGSGSIFARGSMKKLYRPDLTEEQATTLVVQALYDAADDDSATGGPDLYRHIYPIVTVITDEGFRRLTDDESQALARSVTDRRLEQPDGPRAALL; encoded by the coding sequence GTGGAACCCAACACTCGTAGCACAGGGCGTCTACCGGCAGCCTTCCTGACGCCGGGGTCCTCGTCCTTCATGGACTTCCTCGGGGCGCACCAGCCCGAGATGCTGCCGGGGAACCGCAAGCTCCCCGACGGTGTCGTCGAGGCGCCCCACGGGACGACGATCGTCGCGACGACGTTCCCCGGCGGTGTGGTGCTCGCCGGTGACCGGCGGGCGACCATGGGGAACATGATCGCCCAGCGGGACATCGAGAAGGTGTTCCCGGCCGACGAGTACTCCGCGGTGGGCATCGCGGGTACGGCCGGCCTCGCAGTCGAGATGGTGAAGCTGTTCCAGCTGGAGCTGGAGCACTTCGAGAAGGTGGAGGGGACGACCCTCTCGCTGGAGGGCAAGGCGAACCGCCTGTCCACCATGATCCGCAGCAACCTCGGCATGGCGATGCAGGGGCTGGCCGTCGTACCGCTCTTCGCGGGCTACGACGAGGCCAAGGAGAAGGGTCGGATCTTCTCCTACGACGTGACGGGCGGTCGCTCCGAGGAGCACGGGTTCGCCGCCACCGGGTCCGGGTCGATCTTCGCCCGCGGGTCCATGAAGAAGCTGTACCGTCCCGACCTGACGGAGGAGCAGGCCACCACGCTGGTCGTGCAGGCGCTGTACGACGCGGCCGACGACGACTCGGCGACGGGTGGTCCGGACCTCTACCGTCACATCTATCCCATTGTCACCGTCATCACCGACGAGGGCTTCCGCCGGCTGACCGACGACGAGTCGCAGGCGCTGGCCCGTTCGGTGACCGACCGTCGGCTGGAGCAGCCCGACGGCCCGCGCGCCGCCCTGCTCTGA
- a CDS encoding endonuclease VII domain-containing protein, translating to MREKVTVPSGHKRCPQCREVKPHSEWERNKTTSDGWSSYCRVCRTQRNRASYFKRKYGITEAERDAMIEAQGGSCLLCRTGPAEHVDHDHQTGKVRGVLCFSCNAALGQFKDRPDVIRRAAAYVEGNLWNPTLVAQGVYRQPS from the coding sequence GTGCGGGAGAAGGTGACCGTACCGTCCGGTCACAAGCGGTGCCCCCAGTGTCGGGAGGTCAAACCGCACTCGGAATGGGAGCGGAACAAGACCACCTCGGACGGTTGGTCCAGTTACTGCCGCGTATGCAGGACGCAGCGCAACCGGGCGAGCTACTTCAAACGCAAATACGGCATTACCGAGGCCGAGCGTGACGCGATGATCGAGGCGCAGGGTGGTTCGTGTCTGCTGTGCCGAACCGGTCCGGCCGAGCATGTGGATCACGATCATCAGACGGGTAAGGTCCGAGGCGTGCTGTGCTTCAGCTGCAACGCAGCCTTGGGGCAGTTCAAGGATCGGCCGGACGTCATAAGGCGTGCAGCCGCTTACGTGGAAGGAAACCTGTGGAACCCAACACTCGTAGCACAGGGCGTCTACCGGCAGCCTTCCTGA
- a CDS encoding ubiquitin-like protein Pup produces MATKDTGGGQQKATRSTEEVEEAAVEESTDLKERQEKLSDDVDSVLDEIDDVLEENAEDFVRSFVQKGGQ; encoded by the coding sequence ATGGCGACCAAGGACACCGGCGGCGGACAGCAGAAGGCGACGCGCTCGACCGAGGAGGTCGAGGAGGCGGCGGTCGAGGAATCGACCGACCTCAAGGAGCGCCAGGAAAAACTCTCCGACGACGTCGACTCGGTACTTGACGAGATTGACGATGTCCTCGAGGAGAATGCCGAGGATTTCGTGCGGTCCTTCGTGCAGAAGGGTGGCCAGTAA
- the dop gene encoding depupylase/deamidase Dop, with the protein MTVRRVMGIETEYGISVPGHPNANAMLTSSQIVNAYAAAMHRARRARWDFEEENPLRDARGFDLAREAADNSQLTDEDIGLANVILTNGARLYVDHAHPEYSSPEITNPLDAVLWDKAGERIMAEAAERAAQLPGAQPIHLYKNNTDNKGASYGTHENYLMKRETPFSDIVRHLTPFFVSRQVVTGAGRVGIGQDGREHGFQISQRADYFEVEVGLETTLKRPIINTRDEPHSDAEKYRRLHVIIGDANLSEISTYLKLGTTALVLSMIEDGFINVDLAVDQPVRTLHQVSHDPDLGHLITLRSGRTLTAVQLQMEYFELARKYVDERFGSDADEQTKDVLARWEDVLGRLETDPMSLSGELDWIAKREILEGYRRRDSLDWDAARLHLVDLQYADVRPEKGLYNRLVARGKMKRLVDETAVERAEGKPPEDTRAYFRGRCLEQYADDVAAASWDSVIFDLPGHDSLQRVPTLEPLRGTRAHVKELLDRCRTAEELVRVLSGR; encoded by the coding sequence ATGACCGTACGGCGAGTAATGGGGATCGAGACGGAGTACGGGATCTCCGTCCCGGGGCACCCGAACGCCAATGCCATGCTCACCTCGTCCCAGATCGTCAACGCCTACGCGGCGGCGATGCACCGGGCGCGCCGCGCCCGCTGGGACTTCGAGGAGGAGAATCCGCTGCGGGACGCCCGCGGCTTCGACCTCGCCCGCGAGGCCGCCGACAACAGCCAGCTGACCGACGAGGACATCGGCCTCGCCAACGTCATCCTCACCAACGGCGCCCGGCTCTACGTCGACCACGCGCACCCCGAGTACAGCTCGCCCGAGATCACCAATCCGCTCGACGCCGTCCTCTGGGACAAGGCCGGCGAACGGATCATGGCCGAGGCCGCCGAACGGGCCGCACAGCTCCCCGGAGCCCAACCGATCCACCTCTACAAGAACAACACCGACAACAAGGGCGCCTCCTACGGCACGCACGAGAACTACCTGATGAAGCGGGAGACCCCCTTCTCGGACATCGTGCGCCACCTGACCCCCTTCTTCGTCTCCCGGCAGGTCGTCACGGGCGCGGGACGCGTCGGCATCGGTCAGGACGGCCGCGAGCACGGCTTCCAGATCAGCCAGCGCGCGGACTACTTCGAAGTCGAGGTCGGCCTGGAGACCACCCTCAAGCGGCCCATCATCAACACCCGCGACGAACCCCACTCCGACGCCGAGAAGTACCGCCGGCTCCACGTGATCATCGGCGACGCGAACCTGTCGGAGATCTCCACCTACCTCAAGCTCGGCACCACCGCCCTGGTGCTGTCGATGATCGAGGACGGGTTCATCAACGTGGACCTGGCCGTGGACCAGCCGGTGCGCACCCTCCACCAGGTCTCCCACGACCCCGACCTCGGCCACCTGATCACCCTGCGCAGTGGGCGGACACTGACCGCCGTACAACTCCAGATGGAGTACTTCGAGCTGGCCAGGAAGTACGTGGACGAGCGTTTCGGGTCGGACGCGGACGAGCAGACCAAGGATGTCCTCGCTCGGTGGGAGGACGTACTGGGCCGGCTGGAGACGGACCCGATGAGCCTCTCCGGCGAGCTGGACTGGATCGCGAAGCGGGAGATCCTGGAGGGCTACCGCCGACGGGACAGCCTCGACTGGGACGCCGCGCGGCTGCACCTGGTGGACCTCCAGTACGCGGACGTACGCCCGGAGAAGGGCCTGTACAACCGCCTGGTGGCCCGCGGCAAGATGAAGCGACTGGTGGACGAGACGGCCGTGGAACGGGCCGAGGGCAAGCCTCCGGAGGACACCCGGGCCTACTTCCGGGGCCGGTGTCTGGAGCAGTACGCCGACGACGTGGCCGCGGCCTCGTGGGACTCGGTGATCTTCGACCTGCCGGGCCACGACTCGCTCCAGCGGGTCCCCACCCTGGAGCCCCTGCGGGGCACCAGGGCCCATGTGAAGGAGCTCCTGGACCGCTGCCGGACGGCGGAGGAACTGGTGCGGGTGCTCTCGGGCCGCTGA
- the arc gene encoding proteasome ATPase, producing the protein MAAHDDDINRGIRPGRGSDDPAGQVAYLEQEIAVLRRKLADSPRHARILEERIVELQTNLAGVSTQNERLANTLREARDQIVALKEEVDRLAQPPAGFGVFLQSNEDGTVDIFTGGRKLRVNVSPSVEPEDLRRGQEVMLNEALNVVEAMEFERAGDIVTLKEILEDGERALVVGHTDEERVVRLAEPLLDITIRPGDALLLEPRSGYVYEVVPKSEVEELVLEEVPDIDYDKIGGLGDQIELIRDAVELPYLHPDLFKEHELRPPKGILLYGPPGCGKTLIAKAVANSLAKKVAEVTGQPAGKSYFLNIKGPELLNKYVGETERHIRLVFQRAREKASEGTPVIVFFDEMESLFRTRGSGVSSDVENTIVPQLLAEIDGVEGLENVIVIGASNREDMIDPAILRPGRLDVKIKIERPDAEAAKDIFAKYLKATLPLHTDDLSEHQDSRAGTVHSMIQTVVEQMYAETEENRFLEVTYANGDKEVLYFKDFNSGAMIQNIVDRAKKMAIKAFLEHKQKGLRVSHLLQACVDEFKENEDLPNTTNPDDWARISGKKGERIVFIRTLVTGKQGADTGRSIDTVANTGQYL; encoded by the coding sequence GTGGCAGCCCACGACGACGACATCAACCGCGGCATCCGGCCCGGGCGAGGGTCTGATGACCCCGCCGGCCAGGTTGCCTATCTCGAGCAGGAAATCGCCGTCCTGCGACGTAAGCTCGCCGACTCTCCGCGGCACGCGAGGATTCTCGAAGAGCGGATCGTCGAGCTCCAGACAAATCTGGCCGGCGTATCCACACAGAACGAACGACTGGCGAATACCCTCCGTGAGGCCCGCGACCAGATCGTGGCCCTCAAAGAAGAAGTCGACCGGCTCGCCCAGCCGCCGGCCGGATTCGGTGTCTTCCTTCAGTCGAACGAGGACGGCACCGTCGACATCTTCACCGGAGGCCGAAAGCTTCGCGTGAACGTGAGCCCCAGCGTCGAACCGGAAGACCTCCGGCGCGGCCAGGAGGTCATGCTCAACGAAGCGCTCAACGTGGTCGAGGCCATGGAGTTCGAACGGGCCGGGGACATCGTCACCCTCAAGGAGATCCTCGAGGACGGCGAGCGCGCCCTGGTGGTCGGGCACACCGACGAGGAAAGGGTGGTGAGGCTCGCCGAGCCGCTCCTGGACATCACCATCCGCCCCGGCGACGCCCTCCTGCTCGAACCCCGCTCCGGCTACGTCTACGAAGTGGTGCCGAAGAGCGAGGTCGAGGAACTCGTCCTCGAAGAGGTCCCCGACATCGACTACGACAAGATCGGCGGCCTGGGCGACCAGATCGAGCTGATCCGCGACGCAGTCGAGCTCCCGTACCTCCACCCCGACCTCTTCAAGGAACACGAACTGCGGCCCCCCAAGGGCATCCTGCTCTACGGCCCTCCCGGCTGCGGCAAGACGCTCATCGCCAAAGCCGTCGCCAACTCCCTTGCCAAGAAGGTCGCCGAGGTCACCGGCCAGCCCGCCGGGAAGTCCTACTTCCTCAACATCAAGGGCCCCGAACTCCTCAACAAGTACGTCGGCGAGACCGAGCGGCACATCCGCCTCGTCTTCCAGCGTGCCCGTGAAAAGGCCAGCGAGGGCACCCCCGTCATCGTCTTCTTCGACGAGATGGAATCCCTCTTCCGCACCCGCGGATCCGGCGTCAGCTCGGACGTGGAGAACACCATCGTCCCCCAGCTGCTCGCCGAGATCGACGGCGTGGAAGGCCTGGAGAACGTCATCGTCATCGGCGCCTCCAACCGCGAGGACATGATCGACCCGGCCATCCTGCGCCCCGGCCGTCTCGACGTGAAGATCAAGATCGAGCGTCCCGACGCCGAGGCCGCGAAGGACATCTTCGCGAAGTACCTCAAGGCCACCCTGCCCCTGCACACGGACGACCTGTCCGAACACCAGGACTCCAGGGCCGGCACCGTCCACAGCATGATCCAGACCGTCGTCGAGCAGATGTACGCCGAAACCGAGGAGAACCGCTTCCTCGAGGTCACGTACGCCAACGGCGACAAGGAAGTCCTCTACTTCAAGGACTTCAACTCGGGCGCGATGATCCAGAACATCGTGGACCGTGCGAAGAAGATGGCCATCAAGGCCTTCCTCGAGCACAAGCAGAAGGGCCTCCGCGTCTCCCACCTCCTCCAGGCCTGCGTGGACGAGTTCAAGGAGAACGAGGACCTCCCGAACACCACCAACCCGGACGACTGGGCCCGCATCTCCGGAAAGAAGGGCGAGCGGATCGTATTCATCCGCACGCTCGTCACCGGAAAGCAAGGCGCGGACACGGGCCGCTCCATCGACACGGTGGCAAACACCGGTCAGTACCTCTGA
- a CDS encoding ferredoxin, with the protein MTVQQEAPAGGAGETDASLEVWIDQDLCTGDGICVQYAPEVFELDIDGLAYVKSPEDELLQDVGATTPVPLTLLRDVVDSAKECPGDCIHVRRVSDRVEVYGPDAE; encoded by the coding sequence ATGACCGTGCAGCAGGAGGCTCCCGCGGGCGGCGCCGGTGAGACGGATGCGTCGCTTGAGGTCTGGATCGACCAGGACCTCTGCACCGGGGACGGCATCTGCGTGCAGTACGCCCCGGAGGTGTTCGAGCTGGACATCGATGGTCTGGCGTACGTGAAGAGCCCCGAGGACGAGCTCCTGCAGGACGTGGGGGCGACCACTCCGGTTCCCCTGACGCTGCTGCGGGACGTGGTCGACTCCGCGAAGGAATGTCCGGGTGACTGCATCCACGTAAGGCGCGTTTCGGACAGGGTCGAGGTCTACGGTCCCGACGCCGAGTGA